GCCGGGCGCCCACCGGCGGCAGCGGCCGCGGCGGCGCCTCACCGATCTTCTCCAGGATCAGCACCGGTTGCGCGTCCAGCGCCGCCGCCTGCGGGTGGGCGGCCCATTCGTCTTCGGAGCGCATGCGTCCGACCGGCAGCCGGTTCGCCGCCAGCAGGTCCTCGACCGCCTGCGCCGCCATGCCGTCGAACACGCGCTGCACGCCCTCGCGCGAATAGGCGCAGTGCAGCAGTTCGGCCACGGCCATGCGGTGGGCCGGATAGTTGGCGTGCACCTGCACCCAGCCGCCGTCTCCGCACTTGTAGAAGCCGTGGATCGAATCGAAGAAATCCCGGGTCGGCTTGCCGTCCAGGCGCACATATTGTTCCGAGCGGAACGCCGCCGCCGCGTGGCGCATGCTCACCGCCACGTCCTGGGCCGGCCCGCCCCGCGCCCGGTGCAGTTCCGCCGCCGCCAGACCGGTGGCCGCAATCGCCGCCTGCGCCTGCACGCCCACCTTGTAGAGGCCCGGCAGCGCCGGCTCGTCGCCGGTCAGCACCACCCGGTCGAGCGCGTCGGCTGCGCCGCCGGCCAAATCCCAAAGGCGTTCCAGTTCGCCGGCCGCCGCCGTGCTGTCGGTTTTCATCCGCCGAAAATCTCCTTGGCCCGGTGCACCGGTTCGTCCCGCGCGCGCCCGTTCAGCGGCGAACCCTGGGACGCCATCGACTATAGGCCCAACGGCGAAGCGTGACTATGTTGCAGGCAACGCCCCCGGCGCCCTGCGGCGCTGGCTTCCCGCATTCGGAGTGCCCCATGATCCTGGTTACCGGCGGCGCCGGCTTTATCGGCTCGAATCTGGTCGCGGCCTTGCGGGAGAGCGGGGCCGAGCCGGTCACCGTCTGCGACTGGCTGGGCTGCGACGAGAAATGGCGCAACCTCGCCCATCACCTGGTCGACGACGTGGTGGCGCCGGAGGCGCTGGCCGACTGGCTGCCGCGGCAGCCCCTCTCGGCCGTGCTGCATATGGGCGCGATCTCGTCGACCACGGTCCGCGACGGCGATGCGGTGGTGCGCCAGAATTTCCAGACCTCGCGCCTGCTCTGGGACTATTGCGCCGAGCGGCAGATCCCGCTGGTCTACGCCTCGTCGGCGGCCACCTATGGCGACGGCAGCGCCGGCTTCGACGACGACGACGGCGCCGAGGCGCTGGCCCGCCTGCGGCCGCTGAACCTCTATGGCTGGTCCAAGCTGTGGTTCGACCGCTGGGCGGTGGACCAGCGCGACCGCGGCCGGCCGCAGCCGCCCTTCTGGGCCGGGCTCAAATTCTTCAACGTCTATGGCCCGAACGAGTATCACAAGGGCGACATGCAGAGCATCGTCGCCAAGAACCACGCCCCCGTCGCCGCCGGCGAGACGGTAAAGCTGTTCCAGTCCCACCGGCCGGACTATGCCGACGGCGGCCAGTTGCGCGACTTCGTCTATGTGGCCGACTGCGCCGACGTCGCCCTCTGGCTGCTGCGCGCCCGGCCGCGAAGCGGCCTCTACAATGTCGGCACCGGCCAGGCCCGCAGCTTCCGCGCCCTGGTGGAGGCGCTGGCAGCCGCCTGCGATCGGCCGCCCCGGATCGAATTCGTGCCGATGCCGGAAGGGCTGCGCCCGCGCTACCAGTATTTCACCGAGGCGCGCATGGACCGCCTCGCCGCAGCCGGTTACAACCAACCGTTCCGGTCGATCGAGGACGGCGTCGGCGACTATGTCGCCCGTTTCCTCAGCCAGACCGACCCGTACCGCTAGAGCAGTTTCCGTTCGCCTTGGCGCACGGCGCCTGCTCCAGCCATTGGATTTTACGCCATTACCCGAGTCGCACAGTGATTCCATTGTGCTTGAAATTGCTCTAGGCCCCAGGGAGGCCGATGCCCACAGTGACCGCCCCAATGGACTTTCTCGACCGCCTGCCCGCCTTCGCCAAGGCCCGCGTCCTCGTCATCGGCGACGTGATGCTGGACCGCTATGTCTCCGGCCATATCGAGCGCATCTCGCCGGAAGCGCCGGTGCCGGTGCTGCGCCACGACGCGACGCGCCAGATGCTGGGCGGCGCCGGCAATGTCGCCGCCAACATCGCCGCGCTCGGCGGCAAGGTCGACCTCGTCTGTCTGATCGGCCAGGACGCCGATGGCGAGGCGGTGCGCGCCGTGCTGGCGGAATGGGGCGTGAATGCGAGCGGTCTCGTCGCTTCCGCGGAGCGGCCGACCAGCGTCAAGACCCGCTTCCTCGCCCAGGGCCAGCAGGTGCTGCGCCACGACTGGGAGCGGACGGAGCCGGTGTCGCTGGCGGAACAGACCGGCCTGCTCGACGCCTTCGCCGCCCGGCTGGAGGCCGCCGACATCGTCGTGCTGTCCGACTATGGCAAGGGCACGGCCCTGCCGCCCATGGCGCCCGCGGTGATCGCCGCCGCGCGCCATGCCGGCAAGCGCGTGCTGGTCGACCCCAAGGGCCGCGACTTCACCGTCTACCGCGGCGCCAGCGTCATCACGCCAAACCGGCGCGAACTCTCGGAGGCGACCGACATCGCCGTGCACGACGACGCCTCGGTCGAGGCGGCCGGCGCCTATCTCATCGAGACCTGCCAGCTGGAGGCGGTGCTCGCCACCCGCAGCGAGGACGGTCTCTCGGTCCTCCGCGACGGCGCCCCGCCGATCCACATCCCGACCGAGGCGCAGGAGGTGTTCGACGTCTCCGGTGCCGGCGACACGGTGGTGGCCGCCCTCGCGCTCGGCCTCGCCGCCGGCCTCGACTGGGGCGAGGCCGCAAACCTGGCCAACGCCGCCGCCGGCGTGGTGGTCGGCAAGCGCGGCACGGCGCAGGTGACGCCGGACGAGCTCTACGCCGCCCGCCGCCGGCCGCCGCCGGCGGAATCGCTGGTGGCCGCGCCGGACGAGGCCGCCCGCCGCGTCGCCGCCTGGCAGCGTTCCGGGCTGAAAGTCGGCTTCACCAATGGCTGTTTCGACCTGATCCATCCGGGCCATGTGGCCCTGCTCGCCTATGCCCGCAGCCATTGCGACCGGCTGGTGGTCGGCCTGAACGACGACGCCTCCGTCACCCGCCTGAAAGGGCCGAGCCGCCCGGTCAACCCGCTGGCGGCGCGGGCCGAGGTGATGGCGGCGCTGAAGCCCGTCGATCTGGTCACCGCGTTCGCCGAGGACACGCCGCTCGCCCTGATCGAGGCGCTGAAGCCGGACGTGCTGGTCAAGGGCGCGGACTATACCGTCGCCACGGTGGTCGGCGCCGACGTGGTGCAGGCCAACGGCGGCCGGGTGCTGCTGGCGCCCCTGGTCGAGGGCCAGAGCACCACCGCCATCATTGCCCAACTGACCGAAACCGCCTGAACGGAGGCGACCGAGCCCCATGGACCTGTCCCGCTACCTCTCCGACAGCGCCGCCGTGCTGCAGGCGACCGCCGCCGCCAACCTCGACAAGGCCATGGCCCAGGCGGTGGACTGGACCGCCGCCGCGCTCGCCGCCCGGCTGCCGGTGCTGGTCTGCGGCAATGGCGGCTCGGCCGCCGACGCCCAGCACATCGCCGGCGAGCTGGTGGGGCGTTTCCTGAAGGAGCGCCGCGGCCTGAACGTGATCGCGCTCGCCGCCAACCCGGCGGTGCTGACCGCCTGGGCCAACGACTACGACTATGCAAGCGTCTTCGCCCGCCAGGTGGAGGCGCACGGCCGCGCCGGCGGCGTGCTGCTGGCGCTCTCGACCAGCGGCAACTCCGCCAATGTGGTGCAGGCGGCCGAGGCTGCGCGGCGGGAAGGGATGAAGGTGGTGGCGTTCACCGGCGAGGGCGGCGGCAGGCTGGCCCCGCTGGCGCACGCGCTGCTGGCGGTGCCGAGCCGGCACACGCCGCGTATCCAGGAAGGCCACCTCGCCCTCTACCACTATCTCTGCGAGCGGGTGGAGGCGCGGGTCGCCGAACGCGATCTGCTATAGCGCGATCAGCTATAGGACGGCTGGGCGAGAGTGAACATCAGGACGATCACCAGCAGGCACAGGCCATAGCCGGCCAGCGTCGTCGCCAGCCCCATCCTGTCGGGCAGGTCGCCCTGGTTTTCCTGGTCCATCATGGCCGTGTGCGTTCCTTCGTCTGGCGGGACACAAGAGCGGTTCTAGCCGCCCCGTCGCCATCAAGGCAAGTCCGCCGCCACCGCATTCCCGTCCCGCGCCCGACGCGGGCCCCATGCCTGAGCGCTGCCCACAAAGTCCGGACTCTGTGAAACACTCTCCGGCATGGACTCCCGCTTCCGCGGCAGAAGGGGAGAAGGAGACCGAGGGGTCAGCATCGCGGCCCCGGAGTCACTGGAACTTGAAGTCCCGGTACGTCTTGGCCGCCGCCAGGATCGAATCCAGCAGCATCTGGCCGTCATAGCCGTCTGCGGTGATCTTCTGGACCCATTCGGTCCAGACCGGCTTGCCCGCCCGCTCGGCGAAGGCGTCGTGCTCTTCCGGCGAGATGGTGATGCGGGTCAGGCCGGCGGAATCGAACGTCTCCGGCCCTTCGATATTCTCGCTGATGTCGAAGGCTTCGATCTGCTTCTTGTAGCCATAGTCCTTGTAGTCTTCCAGCAACTGTTTGTACTGCGCCGGCAGCGCTTCATAGGCCGGAATGGAGATCGCCAGGCCGCAGTTCAGGTTCACGTATTTCAGGCCGAACGTGTACCAGTCGCCCAGTTCGTAGGTGCGGTAGGAGAGATGCGAATACATGGCGAACCCGGCCGCATCGATCAGCCCGCGATCCATCGAGGTATAGACGTCGGGCGCCGGCACGCTGGTCGGCGTCACGCCCAGCTTGCTGAGGGCGATGCCGCTCGGCCCCGGCGAGCGGATGCGCAGGCCGGCCCAGTCGTCCAGCGATTTCGGCGGCGTGCCCTTGCCCAGCACCTCGTAGGGCGGCAGGATCGAATTGTGGTAGTTGATGGCGTTCCACTTCTTGAAATCGTTCTGCACCGCGTCGATTTCGGCATAGGCATCGGCCACCTTGGCCTGCTGGTCCGGCGAGACGATCGGCAGGAAGGGCAGTTCGATGCCGGCCGACGCCGGTACCTTGGCCGGGTAATAGCTGGCGCAATAGCTGCCGGCCTCGAACGCCCCCAGCTTCAGCCCGTCCAGCACGGACCGGGGCGGCGACAGCGTGCCCCAGTGAATCTGCATGGTGAACTTGCCGCCGGTGCGTTTCTCCAGATACTCGCCCAGGCCCATATAGGCGACGGAGGACGCCCGCGGCTTGCCCCAGCCGGAATAGTTCCAGTGGACCCGCGGTCCGTCGACGATATCGGCGGCACCGGTCGCACCGGTCGCACTGGCCGCGCCGGCCGCGCCGGCCGCGCCGGATACGATCGTCAGGGCCAGGCCCATTGCAATGCTGCGAAGCATGGTCGGTTTCCTCTCTGTCTTGATGTGTCGCCCTTCGGCTGACGGGTACTGCCCGGTAGCCTAACAACGCCAAAGCTCAACAAGCAATTGCGCTGGCCTCTCTGTCGTCGTAACCGTGGAGGTCTCCCCGTCGTTCCCGAGGTCCTGCCATGCCCCCCGTTCTCGAAGTCGACCTGATCAGCGACACCGGCACCCGCCCCACCGCCGCCATGCGCCAGGCCATGGCCAGCGCCGAGGTCGGCGACGAGCAGGCGGGCGAGGACCCGACCGTCAACAGGCTGGTGGCAATGGCCTGCGAACTGACCGGGCACGAAGCCGCGGTCTATCTGCCATCCGGCACCATGTGCAACGCCATCGCCTATCGCCTCTATTGCCGCCAGGGCGACGGCGTCATCCTGGACGAGCTGGCCCACCCGATCCACGCGGAGGCCGGCGGGCCGGCGGCGCTGTCCGGTGCGATGATGATCACGGTCAAGGGCGAGCGGGGCATCTTCACCGCCGACCAGGTGCGGGGCGCCATCCGCCCCTACAAGCACAACCGCGTCGTCGCCAAGGCCGTCTCGGTCGAGCAGACCTCGAATTTCGGCGGCGGCGCCGTCTGGCCCTACGAGACTTTGAAAAGCGTCAGCGAGACCGCGCGCGAGCACGGCCTCGCCGTGCACATGGACGGCGCCCGCCTGCTGAACGCGGCGGTGGCCAGCGGCCGGCCGGCGCGGGACTATGCCCAACTCTGCGACACCACCTGGATCGACCTGTCGAAGGGGCTCGGCTGCCCGGTCGGCGCGGTGCTGGTGGGCTCGAAGGACGCGATCCACGAGGCCTGGCACTGGAAGCACCAGTTCGGCGGCTCCATGCGCCAGGCCGGCATCATCGCCGCCGCCGGCGTCTATGCGCTCGGCCATCACATCGAGCGCCTGGCCGACGACCACGAGAACGCCCGCCGGCTCGCCCGCGGCCTCGCCCAGATCGAGGGCATCGAGCTGGACCCGCCGGACATCGCCACCAACATGGTGTTTTTCGACTGCGGCGGCCTCGGCATCACGAACCAGGAGATGAACCGGCGGCTGTTGCAGCACGGCGTGCGCATCGGCGCCGGCTATGGCCCGCGCGGCCTGATGCGCGCCGTCACCCATCTGGACGTGGACGCCGCCGGCATCGACAAGGCGCTGGCCGCCGTCCGTGCCGTCGCCGGCGACGTGCGGCCGAACTGAGGGCGCCCACCATGAGCGACGCCGCCGAAACCGCCAGCCGCATCGCCGCCCTGGAAGCCCGGCTCCGCCTCTTGGAGGACAAGGAGGAAATCCGGGCGTTGCGCGACTCCTACCACGCCTGCATCAATGACGGCCGCTTCGGCGCGATTGCGGACCTGTTCACCGACGATGCCCATGTGAAGCTCGGCTATCTGGCGGAATACCGGGGCCGGGCCCAGATCGACGCCGGCTTTTGCGGCATGGGCGAGCGCGAGCGCTTCTTCATCAAGCAGTACATCCACAGCCACCGCATCGCCGTCGACGGCGACACCGCCACCGGCACCTCCTACCTGCAGGCGACCTATGGCCGCTTCGGCGTCTCCTATCTGGTGGCCGGGCGCTATGACGACCGCTATCGGCGCACCCCGGACGGCTGGCGCTTTGCGGCCATGGTGGCGGAGTTGGACTACACCGTGCCCGCCGGCGTCGGCTGGAGCGGCGACGAGCGCCACTATCTGGATCCGAAAAACCTGCCGGCCGGCCTCCGCCGCACCTAGCCGGCGTCATGGCGCTGTCCTAGACTGGGTGGCAAAGACACCAGAGGAGCCGCCCCGCATGACCCGGATCTACGAACCCTTCGGCGGACCGACCCAGCCGGACCTGCGCACCCAGCGCTATTTCCGCACCACCACCACCGCGCCGGCCGAACCGCTGATCCCACTGCCGCGCACCCTGACCGAGACCAGCGGCCCGGCGTTCGACGCGCGCGATCTGGGCGGCCTCGGCACGGATATCTCCAACAACAACACCGTGCTCGGCTCGCTGATGGTGGTCGCCGGACAGGTGACGGACGAGGACGGCCGGCCGGTGCCGAACGCCCTGGTCGAGGTCTGGCAGGCCAACGCCTCCGGCAAATACCCGCACGAGGTCGACGCGCGCCCCGCGCCGCAGGACCCGAATTTCACCGGCGCGGCGCGGATGCTGACCGATGCCGAAGGGCGCTATCGCTTCACCACCATCAAGCCCGGCGCCTATCCGGTGCCGAACACCGGCAACTGGTGGCGGCCGCCGCACATCCATTTCTCGCTCTATGGCGAGGCGTTCGCGAGCCGGCTGATCTCGCAGATGTTCTTCCCGGGCGAGCCCCTGAACGCCATTGACGGCATCCTGCAGGCGATCCCCGACGCCGCCGCCCGCACCCGCCTGATCGCCCGGCCGGACGAGAGCCTGGGCATTCACGAAATGGCGCTCGGCTTCCGCTTCGACATCGTGCTGCGCGGCCGCAATGAAACGCCGATGGTCGACTGAGACCGAGGGAGAGTTTTCCGCCATGACCCGCCCCACCGCCGCCCAGACCCTGGGCCCGTTCTACAACTACGCCTTCCTGCGTGCCGGCGAGCACGACCTGACCCGGGGCGGCCAGCACGGCCCCGCCATCACCGTCACCGGCAAGCTCTACGACGGCGAGGGCGCGGCCCGCCGCGACTTTCTGATGGAGTGGTGGCAGGCGGATGCCTCCGGCCAGTATGCCACCGGCGCCGACGCCGCCTTCCGCGGCTTCGGGCGCTGCATCACCCGGCCGGACGGCTCGTTCACCTTCGTCACGGTCAAGCCGGGCGCGGTGCCGTTCGACGCCGAGCCGGGCGGCAATCGCTGGCAGGCGCCGCACGCGGCCCTCGGCATTTTCGGCCCCGGCCTGATGCGCCGCATCGTGACCCGGGTCTATTTCGCCGACGAGGACAACAGCGCCTGCCCGGTGCTGTCGCTGGTGCCGGAAGCGCGGCGCGGCCGGCTGATCGCCGTGAAAGAGAGCGAGGCCAGCTATCGCCTCGACATCCGCATGAACGGCGAGGGCGAAACCCCGTTCTTCGCCGAATAACCCCGCGGCGACGGGGGCCAGCGGGGCGGGCCTTGCGGCCAGGACTTATAATGCTTATTATAATGGCCTGACCCGAGGACCCGCAGCCATGCACAAGCTGAAACTCACCACCGTCGGCAGTTCGACCGGCGCCGTGTTCCCCAAGGAACTCCTGGCCAAGCTGAACGTGGCCAAGGGCGACCACCTCTATCTGGTGGAAACGCCCAGCGGCTATCTGATCACGCCGTACGATCCGGAAGTCGCCGAGCAAACCGGCGTCGCCTTTGACTTCATGAACGAATATCGCGACACGTTGCGCGCCCTCGCCAAATGAGTGAGCGCGCGGAACCGCGCTGGCTTTTGAAGGAAACGGTTCTGATCGCCCATGCACGCAGCCTGGCCGACCACGGCGGGCCGGAGGGGGTTCGGGACGACGGTCTTCTGGAGTCAGCATTGGCGCGTCCCCGCCAACTTGCGGCGTATGGCGACCCTCCGCCGGATATTGCGGCCCTGGCGGCGGCCTATGGCGTCGGGCTGGCGCGCAATCACCCCTTTGTCGATGGCAACAAGCGGATCGCCTTCATCGCGGCCGGTGCGTTCTTGCGCCTGAACGGCCACCGATTGACCGCAGACAAAGTCGATGCGTACCGCACCTTCATCGCCCTCGCCGACGGCAGCCTGAGCGAGGCTTTGCTGGCGGAGTGGATCCGCCGCAACAGCGCGCCGGTCTGAGACGGGGCCGGACGCGGGCGCCACCCCCTTCCCTATCGTGCGGCACGGCCTTAGGCTCGGTCGTCCAAAAAACCTCCGACTTGAACAGGAAGCCTGCCTCATGGCCATCGAACGTCTCGACATCACCTCCGGTCCCGGCCCGCGCATGAGCCGCTGCGTCATCAACGGCGACATGGTCTATCTGAGCGGCCTGGTCGCGAGCGACATCAAGCTGGACGTCAAGGGCCAGACCCAGAATATCCTCGACCAGATCGAAGGCTATCTGCAGCGCGCCGGCACCAGCAAGTCGAAGCTGCTGACGGCCCAGCTCTGGCTCACCGACATGGGCAATTTCGCCGCCATGAACGCGGTCTGGAACGCCTGGGTCGACCCGGAGAACCCGCCGACCCGCGCCTGCGTCAAGGCCGACCTCGCCCGTCCGGAAATCCTGGTGGAGATCATGGTGACGGCCACGAAATAGGCCGGCCCGAACCGCCGCTCAATATCCAGCTCTCCCGGACGCGGCAACGCCGCGATCCGGGATCTCTCGCCCCCGGACCAGGCGGCCGGAGATCCCGGCTCAAGGCCGGGAAAGCAAGGGGCCGGGAAAGCGAGAAGCCGGGAAGGCGGACGGGCGCTGCCCGCGCCTCAGGCCGGCAGCCAGCGCTCGCGCTGCAGGCGCTGGAGCCACCAGACCAGACAGTCTTCCGTGTCCACCGCGTCGTGGAAGCCGGCCTGGTACAGTTTCACCGGGCTCAGCACCGACGGCGCCGGGTGTTCGATACCCGTCGCCAGCGAGCGGTCGGTGAACTCCCAGCTGGAGCCGATCCACTCCGCCAGCGTGTGGCGGCGCAGGTCGTATTTCTCCACCATCTCGGCCCAGACCGCCTCCTCGCCCGGCATGGTCCGTTGCAGGAACTCCTCCTGCGGCTCGGCCATGGGCATGTTGAACACCTCGGCGATGGCGCCGAAAATGTGCGGCCAGACCAGCACGTCGCCATTGATGATGTTGAAGGTCTGGTTCGCCGCCGTCTCCGCCGTGCCGCCCCAGACGATCGCCTCGGCCAGCAACCGCGTGTCGGTGGCCGCCGTCACCAGCGGGCCGCCGCCCGGAAACGCCAGCGGACGCCCCTGCTCGCGCCGGATCGCCGCCCAGGCGCCCAGCGCGCCGATCAGGTTCATCGGGCTGCCGAGCGCATTGCCGAGAAGCGCCTGCGGCCGCCAGATCGAGAAGCTCCAGCCCCGGCCCAGCGCCTGGCGCTCGCGAATCAGGTCTTCCTGCAACCAGTAGAAATTCTCATGGTCGTGCCGCGGCCAGCGCTCCTTGGCCGGCACGCGGATCGGCTCCACATGCACGCCATAGGCCTTGGTGCCCTGCAACAGCGCCACATGGCGCAGGTCGGGCGCGTTCGGCTCGATCGCGTCCAGCAGGTTCAGCAGCATGGCGCGGTTCACCGCCATCTGCTCCGGATCGCGCCAGCCGGCCACCAGTTCCGGCTTTTCATAGAGCGCGGCGAAGACGATGTCGGTCAGGCCGCTCAGCCCGCCCAGCCGCGCGCGGCAGGCGGCCGGGTCGGTCAGGTCGACGGCCAGGTGCAGGGCTCCGGGCAGACGCGGGTCGCGGCGCGAGACGGCAATCACGTCCGCCTCGCCCTCGGCCAGCAGGTGTTCGACCACCGCCTTGCCGACCAGGCCCGTTGCGCCCGCCACCAGTACCCGGCGTTTCGTCATGACCGTCCTCGCTTCCGTCTCAGAGCTTTTGCGTCCCGGCGTCGGGCATGGCAGTCTGGCCCAAGCCCACTCCGGGGGCAATACGGCCCCGGACCGCCGCCGCCCCCGCCCGCCTGCTCGAGATGCCGCCCCGCCATGTTCGATCCCAAAACCGTCAAGAATGCCCCGTTCTGGTGGGATGAAGTCCCGCGCCCGACCGGCGAGCCGCCGGCGCTGCCGCCGGAGGCCGACATCGCCGTGATCGGCTCGGGCTTCACCGGGCTTTCCGCCGCGCTGACCGCACTCCGCGCCGGGCGGCAGGTGACCGTGTTCGAGGCGAACGAGCCGGGCTACGGTGCGTCCTCGCGCAATGGCGGCGGCGTCGGCGCCGCGCCCTTCAAGCTCAAATATTCCGAGGCCGAGGCCAAGCTGGGGCGGGAGGGCGCGGTGCGCCTGTTCCGCGAGGGCATCGCCAGCATCGAGCACCTGGAGCACCTGATCGAGACCGAGCAGATCCGCTGCCACTACAAGCGCTCCGGCCGCTTCACCGGCATCCACCGCGCCAGCGCCGAGGCGGGCCTGCGCAAGGAAGTGGAGTTGATGCAGGATCGGCTGGGCCTGCCGGTGGAGATGGTGTCGAAGGCCGACCAGCACGCCCATATCGGCAGCGACTATTATCTGGGCGGCCGCTTCAACGCCCGCGACGGCGTCGTGCATCCGGGCCTGTTGCACCAGGGCCTGCTGGACCGGGTGCAGGCCGCCGGCGGGCTGGTACTGGGGCAGACGCCGGTGCGTTCCGTGAAGCGCGAGGGCGCGACGCTCGCCTTGCAGACGCCGCGCGGCACGGTGAAGGCGCACAAGCTGGTGGTGGGCACCAACGGCTATACCGGCGGCGCCATTCCCTGGCTGGAGCGGCGCTTCATCCCCGTCACCTCCAACATCATCGCCACCGCGGAAATGGACCCGGCGCTGGTGCGCCGGCTGGTGCCGCGGGACAACATGATCATCGATACCAAGCGCACGGTGCACTATTACCGCGCCTCGCCCGACGGCACGCGCATCCTGATGGGCGGCCGGCCGGCCATGCGGGAAGCGCACTGGAGCGTGTCCGCGCGCATGCTCTACGACTTCATGGGCCAAGTCTGGCCGGAGTTGAAAGAGGTTCCGATCACCCATGCCTGGGGTGGCAGCCTGGGCTTCACCTTCGACAAGCTGCCGCACATCGGCGAGCATGACGGCATCCATTACGCCGGCGGCTATCTCGGCTCCGGCGTCGCCATGAGCAACTATCTGGGCCACAAAATGGCGTTGCAGGCCATGGGCGACCCGGCCGGCGAGACCGCTCTGGACAACCGCACCTTCCCAACCATGCCGTTCTATTCCGGCAATCCCTGGTTCCTGACGGCCGTCGCCGCCTATTACCGCTTCCGCGACACCTACGGCTGAGCCCGCAGCGGCGGCGGCGCCGCCATTTTTGCGCGAATTGCCGGGACCGGGTTTCGTCGCTCCTTCATCGCTTTGCGGTTCAATCCGGTTTCGGGCGGACGGGGTCATCCTCGCGAAGGCGGTTGGGATGTCGAACGATCAAACACCAAGGGAACTGGGTCCCACGGACCCAACCGCCGTAGAGCGCGCGCGGGCGGTGGTCGAGCGCTTGCGCTGGGTCTATGTCTGCGACTGGGCGCCGGAAGCACTGGACGAGATGGAGGCGGCGGTGCTGGCGCTGCGCCGCTATGCCCGCGAGGGCGAAGACGGCGAGGCCGCGCGGCACGATGCGGTGCTGCGGCTCAGCCATGCCATGAAAGGCCAGGCCCACACGTTCGGCCTGGACCTGCTGGCGGATTTCGCCGCTTCCATCCACGCCATCGCCCGTGCCGCGCGCCGCATCGGCGAGCGCGAGGCGGACGTGGTCCTGGCCCATATCCTGGCGATGCGCACCGCCCTCTCGGCCGCCGCCAACGATGCGGACGGACTGGTTCATACTGGGCTGGAGCGGGACTTGCGGCAGAATCTCCGCCGCATCGTCCGCAGCACCCTGAACTGAACCGGACCGCCCGGCGGCCCGTCCCTTCCGGCCGGCGCGCGGCACACTGCGGACTGGAACCGCAGCGGCCGCGCCCTTACCTATGCGCTTGCAACCGCCGGCACCGGGGCGTTGGCACCCCGGCGAATCGGCACTATCAACGCAAACGAACAGAAGGAGGCATGGGCGCCATGTCCAAGCTTTGGTTGATCGGTCGGCGAGCGGCGCTCGCTCTTGTCGCGACCGCCGCCGTTTCCCTGAGCCTGGGCGGCGGCGTTCCGGCCGGGTCCCAGGCACGGGCGGCCGACACCGGCGACCTGGCCGTGGAGATCGGCCCGGACGAGCATGTCATCGGCGATGCGAACGCGCCGGTGACCATCGTCGAATACGCCTCGCTCACCTGCCCGCACTGCGCCCGGTTCCAGACCGAGGTGCTGCCGGAGGTGAAAAAGCAATTGCTCGACACCGGCAAGGCGCGCCTCGTCTTCCGCGATTTTCCGCTGGACCAGCTGGCGCTGCGCGCGGCCGCGCTGGTGCGGTGCGCCCAGCCGCTGCAACGCCCGGCCATGCTAAGCCTGCTGTTCGAGACCCAGCAGACCTGGGCCACCAGCCAGGACCCGCTGGGCGCGCTCGACCAGATCGGCCGGGCGGTGGGCATGTCCTCGGAGGTCGTGCAGAAATGCCTGAACGACCAGACCCTTTTGGACGCGGTCATCGCGCAGCGC
The DNA window shown above is from Alphaproteobacteria bacterium and carries:
- a CDS encoding SIS domain-containing protein, with amino-acid sequence MDLSRYLSDSAAVLQATAAANLDKAMAQAVDWTAAALAARLPVLVCGNGGSAADAQHIAGELVGRFLKERRGLNVIALAANPAVLTAWANDYDYASVFARQVEAHGRAGGVLLALSTSGNSANVVQAAEAARREGMKVVAFTGEGGGRLAPLAHALLAVPSRHTPRIQEGHLALYHYLCERVEARVAERDLL
- the hldE gene encoding bifunctional D-glycero-beta-D-manno-heptose-7-phosphate kinase/D-glycero-beta-D-manno-heptose 1-phosphate adenylyltransferase HldE; translated protein: MPTVTAPMDFLDRLPAFAKARVLVIGDVMLDRYVSGHIERISPEAPVPVLRHDATRQMLGGAGNVAANIAALGGKVDLVCLIGQDADGEAVRAVLAEWGVNASGLVASAERPTSVKTRFLAQGQQVLRHDWERTEPVSLAEQTGLLDAFAARLEAADIVVLSDYGKGTALPPMAPAVIAAARHAGKRVLVDPKGRDFTVYRGASVITPNRRELSEATDIAVHDDASVEAAGAYLIETCQLEAVLATRSEDGLSVLRDGAPPIHIPTEAQEVFDVSGAGDTVVAALALGLAAGLDWGEAANLANAAAGVVVGKRGTAQVTPDELYAARRRPPPAESLVAAPDEAARRVAAWQRSGLKVGFTNGCFDLIHPGHVALLAYARSHCDRLVVGLNDDASVTRLKGPSRPVNPLAARAEVMAALKPVDLVTAFAEDTPLALIEALKPDVLVKGADYTVATVVGADVVQANGGRVLLAPLVEGQSTTAIIAQLTETA
- a CDS encoding C4-dicarboxylate ABC transporter substrate-binding protein, producing MLRSIAMGLALTIVSGAAGAAGAASATGATGAADIVDGPRVHWNYSGWGKPRASSVAYMGLGEYLEKRTGGKFTMQIHWGTLSPPRSVLDGLKLGAFEAGSYCASYYPAKVPASAGIELPFLPIVSPDQQAKVADAYAEIDAVQNDFKKWNAINYHNSILPPYEVLGKGTPPKSLDDWAGLRIRSPGPSGIALSKLGVTPTSVPAPDVYTSMDRGLIDAAGFAMYSHLSYRTYELGDWYTFGLKYVNLNCGLAISIPAYEALPAQYKQLLEDYKDYGYKKQIEAFDISENIEGPETFDSAGLTRITISPEEHDAFAERAGKPVWTEWVQKITADGYDGQMLLDSILAAAKTYRDFKFQ
- the rfaD gene encoding ADP-glyceromanno-heptose 6-epimerase, whose product is MILVTGGAGFIGSNLVAALRESGAEPVTVCDWLGCDEKWRNLAHHLVDDVVAPEALADWLPRQPLSAVLHMGAISSTTVRDGDAVVRQNFQTSRLLWDYCAERQIPLVYASSAATYGDGSAGFDDDDGAEALARLRPLNLYGWSKLWFDRWAVDQRDRGRPQPPFWAGLKFFNVYGPNEYHKGDMQSIVAKNHAPVAAGETVKLFQSHRPDYADGGQLRDFVYVADCADVALWLLRARPRSGLYNVGTGQARSFRALVEALAAACDRPPRIEFVPMPEGLRPRYQYFTEARMDRLAAAGYNQPFRSIEDGVGDYVARFLSQTDPYR
- a CDS encoding threonine aldolase family protein; its protein translation is MPPVLEVDLISDTGTRPTAAMRQAMASAEVGDEQAGEDPTVNRLVAMACELTGHEAAVYLPSGTMCNAIAYRLYCRQGDGVILDELAHPIHAEAGGPAALSGAMMITVKGERGIFTADQVRGAIRPYKHNRVVAKAVSVEQTSNFGGGAVWPYETLKSVSETAREHGLAVHMDGARLLNAAVASGRPARDYAQLCDTTWIDLSKGLGCPVGAVLVGSKDAIHEAWHWKHQFGGSMRQAGIIAAAGVYALGHHIERLADDHENARRLARGLAQIEGIELDPPDIATNMVFFDCGGLGITNQEMNRRLLQHGVRIGAGYGPRGLMRAVTHLDVDAAGIDKALAAVRAVAGDVRPN
- a CDS encoding nuclear transport factor 2 family protein, yielding MSDAAETASRIAALEARLRLLEDKEEIRALRDSYHACINDGRFGAIADLFTDDAHVKLGYLAEYRGRAQIDAGFCGMGERERFFIKQYIHSHRIAVDGDTATGTSYLQATYGRFGVSYLVAGRYDDRYRRTPDGWRFAAMVAELDYTVPAGVGWSGDERHYLDPKNLPAGLRRT